A region from the Drosophila takahashii strain IR98-3 E-12201 chromosome 2L, DtakHiC1v2, whole genome shotgun sequence genome encodes:
- the LOC108063191 gene encoding protein new-glue 3-like yields the protein MSNSLVIVGCLLVTLFVAHLPAGQAVTCADDPSDAACIDCTDTANASNAECTATTVAPDAATPAAEETTAAETTTAATAAGDSTTAASATDTTTASSASGTSRKRVKRTFKRKIKRANKIKKTRRSRNRNRNNRSRNNSG from the coding sequence ATGAGTAACTCATTGGTGATAGTCGGCTGCCTGCTGGTGACCCTCTTCGTGGCCCATCTCCCTGCTGGCCAGGCAGTCACCTGTGCCGACGATCCCAGTGATGCGGCCTGCATCGATTGCACGGACACTGCGAATGCGAGCAACGCCGAGTGCACCGCCACCACGGTGGCTCCCGATGCCGCGACACCCGCCGCCGAGGAAACCACCGCCGCCGAAACAACCACCGCTGCCACTGCCGCCGGAGACTCCACTACTGCCGCCTCCGCCACGGACACAACCACAGCGTCCTCGGCATCGGGCACTTCCAGGAAGAGGGTCAAGAGGACCTTCAAGCGGAAGATCAAGCGGGCCAACAAGATCAAGAAGACGAGGCGCAGCAGGAACAGGAACAGGAACAACCGCAGCAGGAATAACTCTGGTTAA
- the LOC108063190 gene encoding protein new-glue 3, with product MSNSLVIVGCLLVTLFVAHLPAGQAVTCADDPSDAACIDCTDTANASNAECTATTVAPDAATPAAEETTAAETTTAATAAGDSTTAASATDTTTASSASGTSRKRVKRTFKRKIKRANKIKKTRRSRNRNRNNRSRSNSG from the coding sequence ATGAGTAACTCATTGGTGATAGTCGGCTGCCTGCTGGTGACCCTCTTCGTGGCCCATCTCCCTGCTGGCCAGGCAGTCACCTGTGCCGACGATCCCAGTGATGCGGCCTGCATCGATTGCACGGACACTGCGAATGCGAGCAACGCCGAGTGCACCGCCACCACGGTGGCTCCCGATGCCGCGACACCCGCCGCCGAGGAAACCACCGCCGCCGAGACAACCACCGCTGCCACTGCCGCCGGAGACTCCACTACTGCCGCCTCCGCCACGGACACAACCACAGCGTCCTCGGCATCGGGCACTTCCAGGAAAAGGGTCAAGAGGACCTTCAAGCGGAAGATCAAGCGGGCCAACAAGATCAAGAAGACGAGGCGCAGCAGGAACAGGAACAGGAACAACCGCAGCAGGAGTAACTCTGGTTAA